The genomic segment AGGGCGCGCCGGCGTCGAAACATGCCCGCGCTGTGCTGAAGGAACGCGGCCTCGACGACGCGCACCGGTCCCAAACGGTGTCGGCCGAGCTGATGGCGTGGGCCGACGTGGTCCTGACGATGACCCGCGCCCATAAGGAGCAGTTGTGCCTGCGCTTTCCCGAACACGCCGAAAAGGTGCACACGCTGAAGGAGTTTGCCGAAGACTCCCCCGAATTGCGCCAGCGGCAGGCGGAACTCGACCGGGCCTACGCCGAGCTGGAACTGAAGCGGAGCGCCTTTTTGCGCCGCCACCAGGCGGAACTGGAAGCGCTCGAGCGGCGCCGGCAGGAGCTCCAAGAGGCGCTGCGCGAGGTGGAGGATCGGCTGGTCGCCCTCCAGCGGGCCTTAGAGGACGAAACGCGTGCCGAGCGCGCCCGGATCGCCGAATTGGAAGCCGCCCTGCCCGCCCTCGACATCGCCGATCCCTTCGGCGGCGACCTGGAGACGTACCGGGCATGCGCCGATGAGCTGGAGGCGGCGCTGCGCAAGGTGGTGGACAAGCTGCGCGCGAACCACTCGCCGTCCGAGGGGGCGTAAGGCGCAGGGACAAAGCGGGAACGGGCGTCGGTCCTTGCGGTATAATAGCGGTGAAACCGTTCGCGAAGGAGTCGAAGAAGATGCGAGTGGCCATCGCTTCGGACCACGGCGGATACCGGCTCAAGGAG from the Calditerricola satsumensis genome contains:
- a CDS encoding low molecular weight protein arginine phosphatase, producing MAVKVLFVCTGNTCRSPMAEKLFRRLAEEAGLAVDARSAGLAAAEGAPASKHARAVLKERGLDDAHRSQTVSAELMAWADVVLTMTRAHKEQLCLRFPEHAEKVHTLKEFAEDSPELRQRQAELDRAYAELELKRSAFLRRHQAELEALERRRQELQEALREVEDRLVALQRALEDETRAERARIAELEAALPALDIADPFGGDLETYRACADELEAALRKVVDKLRANHSPSEGA